The Malus domestica chromosome 10, GDT2T_hap1 nucleotide sequence atacattcttttgccatttattatttcttatttttacatagtttttatccatttattcaatcaaaatgtttgaatttttttattgtaaccgtttctaatagtattatattttaaatttataggattataaatctcataaaatatcaaacagttaatgtcaaaactataaaaatattaatattaattgtaatataatgaggtatacaaagtcaagggactttgatcaaactttgaatactattaaggttttaatcaaagaatgttaaggattagggaccgcatctaaAGTATCCCTTAATATATTCTATAAAGATAGCACTACGTAACTGTGTTCCGGATACAAGTCAAAAGTTCTTATTTAGGTGAGAGATAATGGAATTGAATAATAGGTTTATAGCTTCTTTCGTTTTCAACATGAGTTTTGGAGGTAAAAGGGGGGTCCGTGGGGCAACAAAGGACCAACTAGCATATGAGCGCACATGGTTCTTACCCACTTGGATTATGGGGCCTTTAATTTTCCTCTCTTCATCTTgttttcttatgcatctttcTCACTAACTTGATGTTTATATCCAACTCATGGTATTATATTCGAATTTGTCTCCTCTTGGCGAGTCTATAAGCCAATGACATGACAGTGCATGGTGATGGTAGTTACTAACTAATTACTAGCTACTGGTGGTTGTACATGATCGAGATGATAGCAATGGCCGGCAGCCGACATGAAATGTTATATGCATATGTCACGGTcactttaatttaaattaaagccCAACTTATAACTGCAATGGTAGTGCCTTTTAATTAGAATAATACTTGACTACTTAAAGAATGAGTAGGAATTTCTACTTAAAATTGTTCGTCACGACTGTTGGTGACAATCAGTAAATTTGCTCTAATTGGATTTTGCTTTCATTAGAGGGTTGTACAATCTTAAATTCGTAGATCAACTCCTGATGAGTAGTAACAAGTTGAACATGATCTTTGTTGCACGATTTTACAATCTCTCACTGTGAGAGTTTGTAGTTTGCAGTTTGCTTTCGGTTGATTGtatttgtgttagttttgtCTGGTTGGTAGTTGAGTCGGAGTTTTTCCAATAGGTATTTTGAGAATGAATCCTTCCAATATCATTTTAGCATTGCATTCACATTTGAATGTCTTTTATTGGTCAGGATACGAGGACTGATCACTAGCGAAAATTTTTACTCGTCGCAACCCTCAGAAAACGTTGCAAATGACTTTGTGCAGGGTTTTCCAAAGCGTTGTACATCTCGTGTTGCAAAAGGTCCTTCTCTTTTGGATCCTTTTTCTTGTGTCACAAAGCAAAGTTGCAAATGATTTTTTGTAGCACTAATCCAGTGTTGTACATCGACATTTACCAGAATAATATTAAAACACTGTTTTTGTAACACGTACTACACTTAAAAAACGCTGCTATTGGTTTTTATGCaacattttaatttctaatGCATCAGACTTTGTAGGTACATACCTTGCTAATGAAATTTTTCATCGTCTTAGTAGTTTATTCTTCATATTGGTGACTCTTGCTCTTGTTTTAAACAACCTCAAATATTATCAGTTAACAtgataagaaagaaaaaggtgaTGATCTTCCTTTTGTTCTGTCGAATAATGTGTAATCTTCCTAACCACATGGAAAGATACATTATGCTAATCTCtagaagaaaggaaaaattaAGGCAGAAATTAGTGAGGATGTATGCTTTTTTTTACCTCTCAAGTCTCAAGTCTCAAACACATGTTGAAAAGTTGTGTGTGTTTTGGCCTTTGGGTCATGTGAAAATCCCATCAGCCAAAGATAATAGCAATTTTTAAGCAAGATAATAAAtaaaagggagactttggatgcgattCTTAGctatgaatatttttttattgaaactttgttggtttttaatttttgatcgaggTCCTTGAAatcaatgtgataatttatttttatgtacgttactatattttttaaattaaaaattagaaattttaggtgtttatataaatgagattttaaataaaaaaccattatTTGtcggattaaaaatattaaaatataaatatactattgtgtgtgtgtgtgtgtgtaaacatgggtacattcatcaaaattaaccaaaaaaattattgtatcaaaacatgggtacattcttcaaaatcacaaaaaaaaaagatattaggcttaataacattagtaaatttcttcaattaaacttgacatggatacattttaaaattaaagaaaaaagaatgtacccatataagtttaaaaatggattaaaaaaaattgaatagattatatataaaaaaaatggtacattttacatataaaaaattggtatatttaattagcatgggtacattttaagattaaaaagttttacatgaatgggtacatataattagcatgggtacatttagaaaaaataaaaaaaatacaaataaaaaaaatatggtaaactttaaaaaatatgggcacaaaaagaaattaatatatgggtacaaattaaaactgaaaaaaaaattggtacaaattaaaacagaattaaaaattaaaaatgggtacaaactaaaactaaaaatatatgataaaaaatttagtcataaatataaatatactaattgtaacatttttaacattaaatgaatatatttagaaataaaaaaatattttattattgaaataattaatgatgttattaatacccaaggaccttgatcaaaaattaaaaaggaaaatgattttaatcaatggaatagcaaaaagaatgatgaaaacctaatttctcctaaataaaaataataacttaGGTTTTACATGTTTAAAAAGAAATTATACATTGTATTATCATATATTAGATATGTTTTCCTCCAAAGAGAATGTcaatatatatagaaaaaaatttcttttaatgCAAACGATACTCCTATTCTAAACTACACTAACAAGAAAGTTTAGGGTTTGAACTCGGGATGCAATGAGTTGAAGAGGAAAATCTTATTTACCAGGACAATCCACCACTTGCAGAATGTTAAGGTGAGAATGTGAAAATAAAGTCTCACATTAATGAAAAACCAAACCTTGACTTATAAAGAGTTCAATCACTCTCAATATCGTTAAATTGATTTTATAGTAAAATCTTAATTTCTTTggtgaatatatatatttttaaataaacgaTAGTTTATGGGTTATTGCACTGAAAAAGAGaattaattaaaatagaaaCCCTAGCTGGAAAATAGAAtcgagtgagtgagtgagtgacaGAAAGGCAAAACAAAACGCGGTAGAGAAAAGCTTGGAGTTGGTGTTGTGGCCTTTTGTAAAGGGTGAGGAATTCATAGGGGAGGTGGGCCTAGCTTGCCTACAAATGCCCAAACAAGCACCAAAGCTTTTGTATTAGACTTTAACAAACTCATAATTAGGTTTTGTGTATTGATAATATGAGATAACAAGGATCCACATGggcttgttaatttatgttcatCCTCAATTTGCTATTAGCCATGAAATATTCCAGGACCACCAAATTGGTATGAGAGTCGTCTACAGATGTCATCCATATTCTATTATCAACGATCGACAACCACTCACTCCATCAACGATTAACAACCATACTTTTGAATGTGCCTAGCACATCTCCATTTCGCATTCCTAGTCAGATTAATATACGTGTTATGTTATTAATTATCTGAAAAGGTGTACTTGATTAAAAGCATGAAATAACAAACCCATATAAAAGTTTCACAAATACCATATCATGGATTTTGAAAGCTTACCAAATCAAACATAAAATTTTTCAGCTTAcaatataatattattaataaatacataattttacatacttttttttttgtcaataaatAAGTTAATAATACCACATGAAGGAACTTGACAATTACAACAAAAAATACTTCTTATTGATGAGTATTAAAAAGCAAAGGAAGCCCCACTATAAAACTAAGACATACAAAGAAGACATGTGAAGTGACATTAATTTGACCACCAAGGGTCTTCTGTACAAGAGGATTTCCACCCTAGTCATCATCATTGGCCAAAGAAAATTTGGTGATTGCTCAAATTGGTTGATCAAATTATTTGCATTTGGGGCTTGTTTGATGCATAAAATTAGATTACTTAACTCATATAATTATTGCGAAGGTAGTGATGAAACCTTTTTCATCCTAAGGAGATTAAAGGGATAAGTTTTCTTGTGAATATTAGCGAGGTATTCAATCTAATTCAATGACAGACACGAACCACCCTTTGAATCTTTAACGAAACTGGATTAAAAGATCCTTGTATTCACATATGCTGCctgaacaaaatttggtttgaaAAACACTTCAATTCCTACTCTTACATATACTGGTTATTGCAATCATTTTTGCAATCAactttaccaaaaaataaaaactcatgaGCTTTAAATAAAAACTTTAGTAAATGTTTCCCAGTAATAATTGTGTTTATAGATTTCCATTCTCCTCCATTGATGACTCAGAAGCAGAGTCATCAGTAGTTGAACTGGAGACAATGCTGGAACCCTCACTATCTGAAATCCCAGATGGTCGATCTTCGATGGGTTGTTTCAAAAACCAGTACATAATGCTTGCAGTCAAAGTAAGAATCATCTTTTGATTCACCTGATGAAATGTAATAACATAAACTAGTTTAGGTGCATCGGTTGACAATAGAACACGAAAtgaaagttgttcatcagatAATGAACAAAAATATCGAACATCTGAACACTTGAAAGTACCTCAGTTATGTCTTCAGGAAGCAAAAATATCGAACATCCAAGCTTTCTTGCAATACTTATAATGTAGGTGgcattcatcttcttctcctcaTCTACAGTTTTCAAAGATTCAGAAGAATAAATTATAGAGATGGTTCTCAAAAATGTTGATATGTGATAATAGGATTCACTAATGAATTCAACTTTGACCCCGAAAAGATCAGAGAAAACATACCGGTCACTCCTTTTGTTACAAGACTCCAGTTCACCACTCTAGGCTGCACAGAGCTAAGCAACTCAAGGAAGAAAAGGCCATCTGAAAGACTCTTATCCTGTAAGATTGATATAGTAACATATGATCAGGGATAACAGTAAGCACAGATTGATGCACAGTCAACAAGAAGTTCTTGCTAATGTTTCGAATTTTCAGGCGTCAAAATCATGCATGGATGTCACAGCCTATACGAAAACTCCAATCCTTCACCTAATTCATGAAACGTCTAAGCAAATAACATGATAGAGTATGGAGTCTATGGACCTATGGTTAGAGCGTTCTGCAATTGGAAGGAATAGTTGCACAACTTCTTTCATGACTACAAAATCTTTGCGCCTGTCTGGAAATACCAGGCAAATAAGTACATTGTTTTTACTCCTTTTTTGATCACCAGGTATAAAATTATTCGTCTACTTCACCAAACACATAGTTCCATGGGAATGACATTTCAAAATACCCGCTGCTATGTTTGTTGATTCTTCGATCTACTAATCAACTCGGAGTTTCACGCACATGCCTCAGAAAGCTAAGAAGCGCACTTTACTGGAGTGGTGGGTGGAAAGCAATCATGTGTATGCATCCTGATGCGGGTTcgatccccccccccccctctccctACACGGGATCCCCTAACAATTATCAGTTTAACTCACTAGCactaataaaaaatcaaaacatgAAAGAAAGCAACTATAGAAATGGCACCTTAAAACTTTTCATGCAGCTCTGGCTTCCCGTGCTGCTGACTTTGGTGTTGGCCCATTCTAGAATATCAGCATCAGCGATTTCCTTCCCGTGGGAATGAAATCTCAAGTTCTTTAGTAGTTGGAGGATGTTATACCGCATCAATTGCCACAAATAAGCTGAAAACAAAACCCGATACACTTTGATTCACATAATTTCTTTGAGTTATAAAAGCATAAAGTTATACCAAGAGTCTGATGTATTTGGAAGATTGCTGTAAGATATAGAATTAACAAAAATGTGCCAGCGGACGTACCAAGTATTAACTTTTTATTCCCCTGCACGATATCATTTCCAGCAATATTTACCAAAGAAAACTTCAACTGTTTCCCAATTTTTACAACTTGGTTGCAGTTTTCTACTTTTCTGAATGGCATTTTAATTGgtggcttgtttgcaatcttccAATTGACAATGCCTGGCGAAATCTTGTCCAGCGATTCTAGAAGTGCCCACCTGCAGAGGACCAAATTAATTACACCTCCAGATGAAAGTAAGGATATTAGCAATCTCTAACTTTGGAAGTCCTTGAATTTAGTTCGTATGATGTTTACtacatcaaaatttaaaaatctaagCCTTCTTAGGACAATCTTTTCgatattttaaaaacaaaattgaaatttggaAGTTTGGTTTTATTTGAGCCATGAACCTGATGCGAACTTATTATGCCACCAGGTGCAACACTAGAATAAGTTGATCAGAACATAAGTAACTTATGTTCAGGAGGATAGACAACTTTACATTATTAAATCATCGTACGAGTTCAAACGCAAACTTTACCCGTTTCTGAGGTCTTCAAATACATTATTGATATATGATGAATTTCCAAGACTATTCATCCAGAAGCGAAATGCCCTCTCTTCTCTGGAAATTTGGGTGTCATCTTCCAAATTGTCGAGGAATGATATTTGCTTTGTTTGGGTTGAGAGCCCATTTCTACATGTGAACGAGTAAAACTTAGATACTTACTGCAATAAAGTACCTATTCTAAAAGGAATTCATTGCTCAAGTCGATATAGTTCTCACCTGTGCTGGAAAATATGTGCAACAAATGCAAGGTTAAGATTCGGGGATCCTTCAACAATATCTTTTGAAGTCAAATATCTCTTACAACCCATCCTATCTGCATGTTCAAGAACTAACTTTGCTCTTTCCAAAGGATTCTTTGCATCCAATGCAGATGGTTTACTGTGCTCTGGTGCAAGAACGTTTAAGAGGTGAGCATAAGCCTCAGCATCCTGCAAGACAGACATTTCATAGCCTCAAACACTAGTGTCGAATCTAGTTATCAGCTATTGCCATTGCAACCTACAGAATCGAATCACTGGTTACATCTTTCCTATTTCATTATATACTTGGGCATGCCATATTCCCAAACCTCAACAAGTTATTAACTTATTCTCATACCTTCACATCAGAAGAGAAGTTTGTGACTATCTTTTTATATCCTGCTTTCTTCAATTGGAAATTCATCCACCTCAGTAATATCTTTTCTGGAGGTAGACTCATCAACTCTTCCACATCCTGTAGGTTTCGGACAAAAGAACGGATTAGAAAACTTGTTGGTTGAAAACCTCGCCACTAATTGTCTTAAGAATCAAAATTTCATGAACGACATTCTTACCTTGCTATCGTCAACCAACTCCACCAATTGAGGTGTTTTCTTCAAGTTGAGGTCTGCCAATAGTTGTATCTAAATAGCATAACGATTAGTATAATACTGTTGGAAAGATAAATCAAACTTATTGGTTCCGACGTAGTCCATATATATTCCAAAATCAAACTTCATGCTGATAAAGTTATACAACTATGAAGGTCTTACCTTGATTATCTGAGAAATGACTCCAAGGACAAGATGACGCTGAAAtccaaacaaaaattacaatgtTGTGTAAGTATCCATATCCCGTATATACTTATAAACACTCAATGAAGCAGTAGCAACCCTAGGGCACACTATATGAAGTAAACGAAAAGTCATACATGCATACCCTTCCTTCAATGAAATCCTGAGTCCCTATATTGACTACAGTACATCCAACTGCCTTAGCAGAGTTGAGGCACAGGGTGTGATTTTCATTTCTCTCCCACGGATTAAGTATTCGTTTAGTATTGATAGCTCGTTCATCGATTGTTCCAGGCACTGCCACATTGATCAGCTTACTGCATCCAGAGAAACACAACCATAAAAATCCAATCAACGATCCCAACACAAAAGAAACTAGTAACTTAACAAAAAATACCACAAGGGGCAGTAATGAATAACAATCAATCACCATAAAAGTACTCCATCTTTGACGATCTCGAATAAATCATTGGTTGAAGGATCAATAGGCAGGTATCTCTTTAAAAAATCGTCCTGTCCAAGGTAATTATTGATATGTGCAACATAGGAAGCCTTCTCGGATTCACTGATCGTGTGGAGCAAAGTGGTGGTAGCAGCCTTGAGAAAGGCAGATGAGGAGTTGTTCTTTCCACCACTTCCTGTTGTAGCTGTGGCACGAGCTTGGAGTTGCAAATAGACCTGCAAGACTTATTCAGCAATACTTATTCGATCAATTGCTCAATtgggtttgaactttgaagtaAAAGTGTTAAAACAGACCCGGAGGAAGAATTCGAAATCCACATCTTCATCGAGGTTGGGATGCAAATCTTGAATGAAAGAAGCCCTGTCTTGGTCAGTGAAATTATCCGATCCCACAACCTTGAGCCTCGACATCTTGGCAGGCAAGTCTCCAACTGTGAGCTTtccactctctctcttcatGCTCACAAACTTCATCaacccaaaatcacaaaattttCAGCCAAAAAAtgctcaaaaaataaaatttagaaaACATGAAATGCAGAACACACATGGGATTTCAAGCTCCGGAGCTCCACTTGGGTGAACTGGTTCTGCAGCCATGGATCTGAGACTAGAATGCCGACGTACCCCGACATTTTTGGAGCttcccagaagaagaagattcaGGATTGAGCTGAAAATTTAGCTAAAAGCTCTTCTCTTTCAGTATTTCTTGGTTATTATCCCCCCCCCCTCTTTCAGTATTTCTTGGTTattatccccccccccccccccccaaaaaaaaaccctacTTTTTATTTGATCTAATTTTTGAGTTAATTATTTGAAGTTTGAAGCTTTAGAGGAGGAGGATTAGTACAAGTAGGGAGGGAAcgacgaggaggaggaggaggaggaggagggtggGCAACACTCAACGCAGTTGGGTCCGGGTAGAGCTGTTACACTTGAAAGTTTGTTCCTTTGAATGAAGATAGACAATTCAAATAATGACCATCATGTCCTACTCAAGTAGTCTCTGTCTCAAATCTCAATCAGTCGGCTGGttacctctttctctctctaaaatgagTCAACTAGGGAGGATAGAAGTCCGACCCCACAAACACAATGTCATTGGAGAATTCAAATTATGACTGACATTGTTGTGCAGTGTTTTTTGTCCGCTCTATTTATTTATAGAGGCCCTTCCATTTCCCGTGATCTCCCGTGccttcctgttttgtgtggtcacggttaagtcacgttaatattttatattattattattatttttcttattatctctgtaaaaaaaaatataaaatgttgacgtgacttaactgtgatCACACAAACAGAAAAGCATAGAAGAGCACGGAAAGTGGAAAAGCAGAGAATCTGCCTTCTTTATTTATATACTCGcttatattataacatgtgaattaatataaaataacagCATGACATTTTATACAGCAGTCACACTTTCTATCGTTGTCATTCTATATGGTTAtgctttcaagtttcaactaTGACCGTTgcaatttcaagatttgaactttaaataataaacaattAGAGCAACATGCATGATTAAACAATGGAATTTGTTCAGATAGcttcaaaggagatgtcaaatcctAAGTGAAATGTCGtgtaatcaaatttgaaggtaAGAGTAAGCTTCAATCGATATGTCAATCCTATGTGGATTGATGTATGAGttttcatatgtcaaatttgaaatATGAGAAAATATGATgtcaaataatttaattaaattattttattgtggGGTCCCCTTAATGCATCAATTAGAtatcttaaaattttattttaattgatttctttttaaaatgcaTAAGATtatatgagttttcatatgtcaaatttgatttatgagaaaatgtgatgtcaaataatttaatttaattattttattgtgggGTCCCCTTAATGCACCAATTAGAtatcttaaaattttattttaattgatttctttttaaaatgaattctataaatatcatttataacaaaaaacatataagttagaaaaaagagaaaatttgaCATTGTCACGTCAGCTATCAAATTAAATTTGACATTTATCTTTTGACATCTccattgaagatgctcttagGCATTGAATTAagtgagactaaatttgtaaacaaaatatgcaaattaaatgatgtgttactAATAAGATATGAGCACgcttatcaacgcttaagtaatcatccaatcatcaacttctatgtcatttagtttacaaaattttgtctccctaacattactttTCTCACACCTCCTTTTTACCTCACACACACTCCTCTCAATTTAAAAAACTGTTAATGCTCGGGTATTGAATTAGGAGGtgaattgtctgccctcccattttcaTGCTCTTCCCATTTCTTTCTGTTTgtatgatcacggttaagctatgttaacattttatattgatttttttataaaaataataaaataaatagtaataggaatataaaatgttgacgtaacttAACTATGATCACACAAAGGATGAGAAGAGTATAGAAATTGGAGGACAGACAATCTACCTCTATTGAAttgaatatattaataaaaagagGTCTgtcatttgaaaaaaataaggcATTTGCCCACCTGCAAGGCTGCAAGTGTGTGGGGGTAATAAGAACCACTAGTTAAAAAGATCGTTTGCCTTTTCTGAAAAGCAGAATTTGATTGGCCACGAATGTTTGACGTTTCCTAATTCCTAGACTTCTatgtagacctgtaaacgggtcaggtttattgggtttgggtcgggttcaacctgatccgttaagctaacgggtcatccgaacccaacccgttaagcttaacgggtcatccgaacccAATCCGTTAaactaacgggtcacccgtttcaACCCATTTCACCCGttaacctttttttattttttttatttttattttatacacaTTTCATCCCAATCAATTACACCCGTTCTTAGCATTCTAGTGCTTGTGCTAGCCACCTCCTTCCTTCATTCGGTTTGTGTGCATATGCTGATACAATCGGGCACAAAACAACTCACAAGTTTATAGTGGTTATTAGCTATAGCAACACAATCTCCAAAAGATACTCGCGAAACGGGAATTAATGTTTACATATAAATACATatcaaatacatatatatacatatatatatacattataTTCCTATTTCGGAACAAATACATCAATTAATGTTTACATATATAGAtacatatagagagagagagagagagagagagagagagaacttgaATTAAGCGAGTGACGACGGCGCCGCACAGTGCCATTTGTTTGCCACAGTCGTCGCACAGAGTCAAGTGCTTGCAATTGCTTCGGTATAAATCCTTGGTCGTTTTACATCCACCACACTCAGGTCTCAGTATCAAATCGGCCGTCGACATTTTACCTCCTGCAAAACCACACAATTTTCCCGAGAAACAAACACCGATTCAGAGAGAAAATCCTAATTCCCAGGAAAAcgaaattacacaaaagtccTCAATAATGGGTCTTAACGGGTGGTTAACGGGTTTCGCGGGTTCACCCAaaatgacccgttatttaacgggtgaTTAACGGGTTGACCTGTTAACCACCCGACCCGTTTATCACTCACCCGAATACTAATTTTAACGGGTCGGATCGGGTCGGGTTACTGGGTCGGGTGAAAAATGACAGGTCTACTTCTATGGATGTAACTAATTAAACTTACCAAAATGGTTCACCACTGAACTTGTTTTGATGTACTGTCGAAATGTTGTTGATAACATATTGATACATCGGTAATAATGTGTTGATGTAATGTTGTTGATAATGTATTGATACGTCGTTAATAATGGGCTAATGTCGTTATAACTAACAAAACATACTGACATCAATCATATTAATGGTGTCTCGTTCATCTATCAATGAGTTTGTCATTAGGACTTGGCTTTATGGCAATTATGGCGTGCTCGGATGGGAGGTCATTTGCCCTCTACATTCTCAAGGGGGATGTGGGGGGCAACGGTGTGTGACGCCTGTGCAAGCGTGCCCCATTTAATTTAGCATGTGAAAGTAAACCTAGAAAAATCATGCACAAATCACAGTAGAGACTGGATACATAGTATCATATCATCCCCACAGACCATATTCATATTTGGCTTTTCATTAATAATCATTAAGCAGTTCAGTTATCATCATATAACAAATCAGTCCATTTAAACTCTCAATCTCTTACAGAGAGCATATACTAAAGTATCATCCGATTCGTGGGTCATAAGAACTTCCATATTTTCACATAGTTCTGAGGCTCCAATCTGCAAAAAAGACGGTGCGGGCGGGCAACGCTACCTTCATCCATAGCATTATCTTATAAACAAAACAAGCTAATCACATGAACATAAACTAAGAGATTTTGCACATATGAGAGAGCATAGGAGAGATAACAATGGTTGGCCATACCAATGTGGACTAAGGAAGCTTTATACACGGTCCATATTTGCTTTACAGAAAAGGcaaatagaaagagagagaaaaaaaggcGTGGGAAAAAAGATTTATAAATAATTAGGGGAATGTGTGTACCGATCCTTGCTGTGTTTGCTTCTACTACTCAAGGCATATGAATCATTACCGAGGTCCACCGAAGTTTGCACTGATGCAAGCATATCAAAATCCATATTTGTGGGACATTTCCACACATGGTGTTGCACTGGTGTTCATTGGACGCTGTTGAATTTTCATCATCAGTTTTGCTGATTCTGGGTGCTTTCCTTTAAACAAAGTATGATTCGAGCCACGCTTGTGTCCGATTCCCGCTATCATTGGACAACAGATTAAAAAGACGTAAATAGTTAGATGATTTTGCTTTGACCATCTTGCAATCTTTGTCACAGACACAGATTACAAAGCACTCGGCAAGGTTATTGCTAGACCCAACCTAAAATTATC carries:
- the LOC103445339 gene encoding fimbrin-2-like; its protein translation is MSGYVGILVSDPWLQNQFTQVELRSLKSHFVSMKRESGKLTVGDLPAKMSRLKVVGSDNFTDQDRASFIQDLHPNLDEDVDFEFFLRVYLQLQARATATTGSGGKNNSSSAFLKAATTTLLHTISESEKASYVAHINNYLGQDDFLKRYLPIDPSTNDLFEIVKDGVLLCKLINVAVPGTIDERAINTKRILNPWERNENHTLCLNSAKAVGCTVVNIGTQDFIEGRRHLVLGVISQIIKIQLLADLNLKKTPQLVELVDDSKDVEELMSLPPEKILLRWMNFQLKKAGYKKIVTNFSSDVKDAEAYAHLLNVLAPEHSKPSALDAKNPLERAKLVLEHADRMGCKRYLTSKDIVEGSPNLNLAFVAHIFQHRNGLSTQTKQISFLDNLEDDTQISREERAFRFWMNSLGNSSYINNVFEDLRNGWALLESLDKISPGIVNWKIANKPPIKMPFRKVENCNQVVKIGKQLKFSLVNIAGNDIVQGNKKLILAYLWQLMRYNILQLLKNLRFHSHGKEIADADILEWANTKVSSTGSQSCMKSFKDKSLSDGLFFLELLSSVQPRVVNWSLVTKGVTDEEKKMNATYIISIARKLGCSIFLLPEDITEVNQKMILTLTASIMYWFLKQPIEDRPSGISDSEGSSIVSSSTTDDSASESSMEENGNL